The Rhodococcus sp. B50 DNA window AACAACACCGTCACCTCGCGCGAGCCGGCGAGGAATGCCGGATAGTCCGCTGCGAGCAGCGTGCCGGCGGGATATCCGAGCCATTCGGATCGGGTACGCACGAGCAGGTGGTCGCGGTAGACGCTCACCCGGGCGTCGTCGGGAACGTCGAGCCTGACGAGTTCGCCGTCCGCGGTGAGTTCGAACCGGTGCGCCCGGTAGAAGTCGATCGCGCGGTCGACGAAGGTGCGTTCGTATCCGGGAGTGTCGTCGTACCAGGCGGAGACGGCGACATCGCTGCGCTCACCCTCGAAGACCGTCTCGGCCTGCTCGATCGGCGTGCCGCGACGCCACTTCTTCGCGAGACGCGGGTAGCCGGAGTCGGTGAGCGACCCGTCGCCGAAATCGCTTCCGACGTAGACGGTGTCGGCGTCGATCCATCCGATGTCCGTCTTCGCCTCGGGCAGTTCGAAACTGTCCGGGCCCGAGAGGAATCGTCGCTCGAGGAGGTCGAACTCGCGGATCACGCTCGCGTCGGCACCACCGCGCGACAGGCTGATGAGCGCGCGGGTCTGATCGGGCCTCAGCACCTGGGCTCCCGACCACACCCAGTTCTCGCCCTCCTCCTCGGCGACGGCGTCGAGGTCGACCAGGACGTCCCATTCGGGTTCGTCGCGCAGGTACTGCTCCATCGTCGTGCGACGCCACAGGCCGCGTACGTGCTCGGCGTCCCGCCAGTAGTTGTAGAGGTACTCACCCCGCCGACGGGCGTACGGAATGCGGGCGTCGGTGTCGAGCACCTCGCGGATGCGGGATTCGAGCTCGGTGAAGCCGTCGGTGCGGGTGTACGCCTCGACCGTTCGGTCGTTCCGGGCACGCACCCAGTCGAGTTGTTTCTCGCCGGTGACGTCCTCGAGCCACAGGTACGGATCGGTCGTGTCGTCGCTCATGACCCATTCATACCCGCACCGCACCTGCCGCGAGTGGCAGGCAGACTGTGACCTCGTGCAGATGCATCCGTCGGACGCGCGCCGAGAATGGCTCGGCGACCGCATCCCGGGCGACCTGTTCGCCCTCTACTGTTTCGACGCCCCCGCGGTTCCGGTCGCCGAGGTGCTCGCCGAACTGCGGTCGCGGGTGGCGGTGATGGGGGAGCTGCAGGTGCGGATGGCCGAGGTACCCGCGGGTCTCGACTATCCCTACTGGACAGCGCACACGCCCACCGAGGATCGGCTCCTCGTCCACGAATCCGGTAGCTACGGCGACGTGCTCGATGTGTTGTCCGGGCTCGTCGCGACCCGCGTCGACGTCACCGTCTCACCGTGGCGACTACACGTCTTCCCGCAGGTCACCGATGCTCCGCGCGGAAGCGATCCCGCGCTCGTCGTCGTCCTGCAGCTGTCGCACGCCTTCGCGGACGGGGTGCGCACCTCGGCGCTGGCCCGGGACCTGCTGTCGGGCACCGCGACACCCACGACCCCGCCGCGTGCCCCCTCGCCGGCCGGGATGCTCGCGCGGGCCGCGCTGCGGCTGCCCTTCTCGATCCCGCGGGTGATCGCCGACGGGCGACGTGCGGTGGAGGCGGCGCGACGGCTCGCCGATCCGTCGGTGCCGCAACCCACGCCGGGGAGGCCGCTGGTCGCCGTGAACACCGCGCCCGGACCGCGCCGGACGGTCCGCACACTCGTGCTCGACGTCGCCGACCTGCGTCGCGTCGGCACGGTCACGGTCGGCGCGCTCACCGCGATCGGCGCTGCCCTGTCGGAGTTCCTCGGCGTCGACGAACTGTCCGCCGAGGTGCCGGTGGCGGTCCCCGCCGCGACTGCCCGGAACAGCTACCGCAACGTGGGCGTCGACCTGCACTGCACCATCCGCGACCCGCACGAGCGTGCCGCGGCGATCGCCGCCGACCTGGCGTTGCAGCGGATCCGTGCGTGTCACCCCGCGATGGCGGTGCGCGCCCGGACCGACGATCACGTTCCCGCGCCGCTGC harbors:
- a CDS encoding wax ester/triacylglycerol synthase domain-containing protein — its product is MTHSYPHRTCREWQADCDLVQMHPSDARREWLGDRIPGDLFALYCFDAPAVPVAEVLAELRSRVAVMGELQVRMAEVPAGLDYPYWTAHTPTEDRLLVHESGSYGDVLDVLSGLVATRVDVTVSPWRLHVFPQVTDAPRGSDPALVVVLQLSHAFADGVRTSALARDLLSGTATPTTPPRAPSPAGMLARAALRLPFSIPRVIADGRRAVEAARRLADPSVPQPTPGRPLVAVNTAPGPRRTVRTLVLDVADLRRVGTVTVGALTAIGAALSEFLGVDELSAEVPVAVPAATARNSYRNVGVDLHCTIRDPHERAAAIAADLALQRIRACHPAMAVRARTDDHVPAPLLRFGTDRLDLSVVPPTVTGNTVVSSVDRGPADLELGGGRVRFTSGFPGLSPVQALTHGVHGIGESVTLSVTTSPKVVDAAGLARYVTLLREAVASL